A genomic stretch from Mycobacterium paraterrae includes:
- a CDS encoding aromatic ring-hydroxylating oxygenase subunit alpha, whose protein sequence is MTNQVPWAVQNPSRIPKQRYYDPDFYAAEAELFWPRVWQMACRLEEIPKVGDFVEYEILDQSVIVVRVDPDTVRAYHNACRHRGVKLIEGNGNRRTFVCPFHGWCWGIDGRNTFVLRPEAFVESNMVAYDLELVEVKCELWGGCAWINLDDEAPPLRDWMEPFASIYDAWQVESLRVEWWQSCRLPVNWKLATAAFMEGYHVPQTHPQLLPSAASGGASEAVHPVVASSLYFMRTLGDGMGGMTHENDIRIAEGMQTLPLPSDPAEALAAWRRALNDAVVKWHRARGSAMPDLNDLIRRGITDAIGFAFPHHFILPTYSSASSYRIRPLGPEETLFEIWSLTRLPNDQSAGKPTPPEPLAPDDPSWPPIPAQDFSNLPRQQKGLHSKGFDYMRLSNQIEGLISNFERVIDGFLAGLPYDTLVPAIQKTNTTIDVPIVDLGFTLEAR, encoded by the coding sequence ATGACCAACCAGGTGCCGTGGGCGGTGCAGAATCCGAGCCGAATTCCCAAGCAGCGCTATTACGATCCCGACTTCTATGCTGCCGAAGCCGAGTTGTTCTGGCCGCGGGTGTGGCAGATGGCGTGCCGTTTGGAAGAGATTCCCAAGGTGGGCGACTTCGTCGAGTACGAGATCCTCGACCAGTCGGTCATCGTCGTGCGAGTCGACCCTGACACCGTCCGGGCTTATCACAACGCGTGCCGCCATCGCGGAGTCAAGCTGATCGAAGGCAACGGCAATCGGCGCACCTTCGTCTGCCCTTTCCACGGCTGGTGTTGGGGAATCGACGGGCGCAACACCTTCGTGCTGCGCCCCGAGGCCTTCGTCGAGAGCAACATGGTCGCTTACGATTTGGAGCTCGTGGAAGTCAAGTGCGAACTGTGGGGTGGTTGTGCCTGGATCAATCTCGACGACGAAGCACCGCCGCTGCGCGACTGGATGGAGCCGTTCGCCTCGATTTACGACGCATGGCAGGTCGAGTCACTGCGCGTCGAATGGTGGCAGTCCTGCCGGCTACCGGTGAACTGGAAGCTGGCGACGGCGGCGTTCATGGAGGGCTACCACGTCCCGCAGACGCATCCGCAGCTGTTGCCGTCCGCGGCAAGCGGCGGCGCGTCCGAGGCAGTGCACCCCGTCGTGGCGAGCAGCCTGTATTTCATGCGGACCCTCGGCGACGGTATGGGCGGTATGACGCACGAGAACGACATCCGGATCGCCGAGGGGATGCAGACTCTCCCGTTACCGTCGGATCCAGCTGAGGCGCTAGCCGCTTGGCGTCGCGCCCTCAACGACGCGGTGGTCAAGTGGCACCGCGCGCGGGGGAGCGCGATGCCCGATCTCAACGACTTGATTCGCCGCGGCATCACCGACGCGATCGGCTTCGCCTTCCCGCACCACTTCATCCTGCCCACCTACAGCAGCGCGTCGTCTTACCGGATTCGCCCCCTCGGGCCGGAGGAGACGCTGTTCGAGATCTGGTCGCTCACCCGCCTGCCCAACGACCAGTCGGCGGGCAAGCCGACACCGCCCGAGCCGTTGGCGCCCGACGACCCGAGCTGGCCACCGATCCCCGCGCAGGATTTCTCCAACCTGCCGAGGCAACAAAAAGGATTGCATTCCAAGGGTTTCGACTACATGCGGCTGTCCAACCAGATCGAGGGGCTGATCTCGAACTTCGAGCGGGTCATCGACGGATTTCTGGCCGGTCTGCCCTACGACACCCTGGTCCCGGCGATTCAGAAGACGAACACCACCATCGACGTGCCGATCGTCGACCTCGGTTTCACCTTGGAGGCGCGATGA